A window of the Zeugodacus cucurbitae isolate PBARC_wt_2022May chromosome 2, idZeuCucr1.2, whole genome shotgun sequence genome harbors these coding sequences:
- the LOC105211908 gene encoding pupal cuticle protein 36 has translation MRGFIVLCLSAVAIAAPQGYNYNPASAGHGVGHGAGHGAGGAIAHGHGGFGQFSQSSGAGGAFFGGSSSGVSGGIGGGQGGFFGHGGAGVQQQQAVVSKRFFIHTAPEDAEEQYQEKHITVGVPRKNYNVVFIKSPNRSQKKASIKITPAINEEKTVIYVLNKKTDGTDIDAQVLEQAPVTTKPEVFFIKYKTAEEAQHAQQEIQAQYDALGGSSQVTDEGVAPVSSVIGSLGGGDGAGAGAHAGAGAGVGAGIGGGIGGGAIGGHAGNNAYLPPNFK, from the exons ATGCGTGGATTCATT GTTTTGTGTTTGTCCGCCGTGGCCATCGCCGCACCACAAGGCTATAACTACAACCCAGCTTCCGCTGGACATGGTGTCGGACATGGTGCCGGACATGGCGCAGGTGGCGCGATCGCACATGGACATGGTGGTTTCGGTCAGTTCAGTCAGTCCTCCGGTGCTGGTGGCGCTTTCTTCGGCGGTAGCAGCAGTGGTGTTTCCGGCGGCATTGGCGGTGGACAAGGTGGTTTCTTCGGACATGGCGGTGCtggcgtgcaacaacaacaagctgtaGTCTCAAAACGTTTCTTCATCCATACCGCACCCGAAGATGCTGAGGAGCAATACCAAGAGAAACACATCACCGTCGGTGTGCCACGCAAGAACTACAATGTTGTCTTCATCAAATCGCCAAACCGTTCACAAAAGAAGGCCTCCATCAAGATCACACCCGCCATCAACGAAGAGAAGACCGTCATCTATGTGCTCAACAAGAAGACCGACGGCACCGATATCGACGCACAAGTCTTGGAACAGGCCCCAGTCACCACCAAACCCGAAGTCTTCTTCATCAAGTACAAGACCGCCGAGGAGGCTCAACATGCCCAACAGGAAATCCAAGCTCAATACGATGCGCTCGGCGGCAGCAGCCAGGTCACCGACGAGGGTGTCGCACCAGTCAGCTCGGTCATCGGCTCACTCGGTGGCGGCGATGGTGCCGGTGCTGGTGCTCATGCTGGCGCTGGAGCTGGTGTTGGTGCTGGTATTGGTGGTGGTATTGGCGGTGGTGCCATCGGCGGACATGCCGGTAACAATGCATACTTGCCACCCAATTTCAAATAA